Proteins encoded by one window of Terriglobales bacterium:
- a CDS encoding SdrD B-like domain-containing protein, producing MTSSSTIHVRAGYSWSATLLDKLRLSLCFRARVPEMGDVRPSSFTHGLFKGARAIKRISLIFGIVALMMGANSAFAATQTCAIITGGNAGGGRGVSPTYLANQDGRANEGCTILITLNADGSITTTFPNPAPSYDNGLDDNMIGVVNNTSKTITALQLSSATVDIFGLEDDGVCDSPPGWTFSALGPNPNCAIATDPSRYAPAGINYTIFNANSGIVNFGNGGIAPGGNSFFSLEGAHLTKIVAVVIPGLAITKQVSVVGGGPALPGAQLDYLVHVTNPSNNPPNFAASSVVITDDLSSAGAGRLTFVNPPAPTMNGSTTGVTIAGSVLTADYSTSNGLLQPGQSIDIRFRAQIAAAVPAGTTLTNTALVAWNTPRQTASASASVDIAQTSPPNLVLTKTGPAAMNPGQPAQFGLNVQNTGVGDAWNATLLDRFPTGASGGMCSTTPQVISAQVFQADGVTAVPGKGPLVAGTDFSISYNQPTCELTLAMLTAAATISQNQRLIINYQTQLDANSQNGAALSNVAGAIQWFDSNSTNVNRRTFTGPLTNGTPGILDNQDAHTVTVGVPGLAITKQVSVVGGGAALPGGQLDYLVHVTNTSTSPATTVVITDDLGSAGAGRLTFVNPAPTINGSTTGVTVAGSVLTADYSTSNGPLQPGQSIDVRFRVQIAAGVPAGTTLTNTGTVTWNTPQQTASASASIDIGGTSTPNLVLTKTGPATMTVGQLGQFGLNVQNTGVSDAWNTTILDRLPTGASGGMCSTTPQVVSAQVFQADGVTAVAGKGPLVAGTDFSISYSKPTCELTLAMLTAAATISQNQRLIINYQTQLDASSQNGATLTNVAGATQWFDGDPTIPTRQSFTHTLTDGTPGLLDFQDAHTVTVGVPGLSITKQVSVVGGGAAQSGGQLDYLVHVTNGSASPATTVVITDDLNSAGAGRLTFVNPPAPTMNGSTTGVTIVGSVLTADYSTSNGPLQPGQSIDIKFRVQIAAGLAAGTTLTNTGTVTWNSPQQTASASASIDVGGVPGSGLLNGTVWHDANFNKTVDAGEPLLQGWTVGLYLSGVLLQSVATDVNGVYHFTGITPTSGTDRYELRFTAPGAGPNTAKLGKADSAFTNNLQQITDIVVSSGSNLQNLNLPITPNGVVYNSSARVPVLGATLTLQDARSGSPLPAACFDDPVQQGQVTLASGYYKFDINFSDPACPSGGDYLIAVTAPPGATYVAGYSQIIPPSSNASTAAFSVPTCPGSVNDAIPGTTLFCEAQPSEFPPAASVAPRSAGTAYYARLRLDGSRIPGTSQIYNNHIPLDPQLAGSLAISKTTPLLNVTRGQQVPYVITVNNAAETLITGVSIVDDMPAGFRYVPHSALLDGVQTEPSIVGNELRWNGVTIAGTQARTLKLLLTIGAGVTESEYVNRAQALNTVNGTPMSGVATATVRVTADSTFDCTDVTGKVFNDANRNGIQDEGEKGLTGVRVVTPTGLEATTDQYGRYHITCAITPYDSRGSNFVMKLDDRTLPSGYRLTTNQVQIKRATRGKALQLNFGASIYRVVGIDLSDAVFEPGTTEIRLQWRPRLNTLLEELRKSPSILRLSYIADTEDAALVDRRMEAIKRQLTKDAAGDSQTLTIEPEVFWRLGGPPKRTNVSVPGSR from the coding sequence ATGACTTCCAGCAGCACAATTCATGTCCGTGCAGGCTACAGCTGGAGCGCAACCCTGCTCGACAAGCTGCGCCTCTCTCTCTGTTTCCGCGCGCGAGTTCCCGAAATGGGCGATGTAAGGCCCTCCTCTTTTACTCATGGTCTGTTCAAAGGAGCACGCGCGATAAAGAGGATTTCACTTATTTTCGGCATCGTCGCTCTGATGATGGGAGCGAACTCTGCCTTTGCCGCGACGCAGACATGCGCCATTATCACCGGCGGCAATGCCGGTGGTGGGAGAGGGGTTAGTCCCACCTATCTCGCTAATCAAGATGGGCGCGCCAATGAGGGCTGCACCATTTTGATCACGCTCAACGCTGACGGCTCTATCACAACAACTTTCCCCAACCCTGCTCCCTCTTACGACAACGGCCTTGACGACAACATGATTGGTGTCGTGAACAACACCAGTAAAACCATCACCGCCTTGCAGCTCAGTAGCGCAACAGTCGACATTTTTGGTCTCGAAGACGACGGAGTTTGTGACAGCCCGCCGGGATGGACTTTTAGCGCTCTTGGACCGAACCCCAATTGCGCAATCGCAACCGATCCGAGCCGTTATGCTCCCGCGGGAATTAACTACACCATCTTTAACGCCAATAGTGGGATCGTCAATTTCGGCAACGGCGGCATTGCACCAGGTGGTAACTCGTTTTTCAGCCTTGAGGGGGCGCACCTCACGAAGATCGTCGCGGTAGTGATCCCGGGGCTGGCAATTACCAAACAAGTCAGCGTAGTCGGTGGCGGCCCTGCGCTGCCGGGCGCACAGCTTGACTACCTGGTGCACGTGACCAATCCCTCGAACAACCCCCCGAATTTCGCAGCGTCCTCGGTCGTAATCACCGACGATCTTAGCAGCGCGGGTGCTGGTCGTCTCACGTTTGTGAATCCACCGGCGCCCACCATGAACGGCTCGACCACAGGCGTCACAATCGCGGGCTCGGTCCTGACTGCGGACTATTCCACATCGAACGGTCTGTTGCAGCCCGGGCAGTCCATTGACATAAGGTTTCGGGCGCAGATTGCTGCTGCAGTTCCTGCCGGAACGACGCTCACGAATACTGCGCTCGTAGCCTGGAACACCCCCAGACAGACGGCGAGCGCGAGCGCCTCGGTTGATATTGCACAAACCTCCCCACCCAATCTTGTACTGACCAAAACGGGACCGGCGGCGATGAACCCCGGACAGCCGGCACAGTTTGGGCTTAACGTCCAAAATACCGGTGTCGGTGACGCATGGAACGCCACTCTTCTTGATCGATTCCCCACCGGAGCCAGCGGCGGCATGTGCAGCACGACACCGCAGGTGATCAGCGCACAGGTTTTTCAAGCCGATGGAGTCACGGCAGTTCCCGGCAAGGGGCCTCTGGTTGCGGGTACCGATTTTTCGATCAGCTACAACCAGCCCACCTGCGAGCTCACGCTAGCCATGCTCACGGCGGCGGCAACGATCAGCCAGAACCAGCGCTTGATCATTAATTACCAAACCCAGCTCGACGCGAACAGCCAGAATGGCGCTGCCCTCAGCAACGTAGCCGGCGCGATCCAGTGGTTCGACAGCAACAGCACTAATGTCAACCGCAGGACATTCACCGGGCCTTTGACGAACGGCACACCCGGCATCCTGGACAATCAGGACGCCCACACTGTCACCGTCGGCGTCCCCGGCCTCGCCATTACCAAGCAAGTCAGCGTGGTGGGTGGCGGCGCGGCGCTGCCTGGCGGGCAGCTTGACTACCTGGTGCACGTAACCAATACATCGACGAGTCCGGCCACTACGGTCGTAATCACCGATGATCTCGGCAGCGCGGGTGCAGGTCGGCTCACCTTTGTGAACCCAGCGCCAACCATCAACGGCTCAACGACCGGCGTCACGGTCGCCGGTTCCGTACTGACCGCGGACTACTCCACATCGAACGGCCCGTTGCAGCCGGGGCAGTCCATCGACGTGCGCTTCCGGGTGCAGATTGCTGCGGGAGTTCCCGCCGGCACAACTCTCACGAACACCGGCACGGTGACTTGGAACACTCCTCAGCAGACTGCGAGCGCGAGCGCCTCGATTGATATTGGCGGAACCTCAACTCCCAATCTGGTACTGACCAAAACGGGACCCGCGACGATGACTGTCGGGCAGTTGGGACAGTTTGGTCTTAACGTTCAGAATACCGGCGTCAGTGACGCATGGAACACCACGATCCTTGATCGGCTCCCCACCGGCGCCAGTGGCGGCATGTGCAGCACGACACCGCAAGTGGTCAGCGCACAGGTGTTTCAAGCGGACGGAGTCACGGCGGTTGCGGGCAAGGGGCCTCTGGTTGCAGGCACCGATTTTTCGATCAGTTACAGCAAACCCACCTGCGAGCTCACGCTAGCCATGCTCACCGCGGCGGCCACGATCAGCCAGAACCAGCGTTTGATTATCAATTACCAAACCCAACTAGATGCGAGCAGTCAAAATGGCGCAACCCTCACCAACGTCGCTGGCGCCACCCAGTGGTTCGACGGCGATCCCACTATCCCCACCCGCCAAAGCTTCACCCACACGCTGACCGATGGCACGCCAGGCCTCCTCGATTTCCAGGACGCCCACACTGTCACGGTAGGAGTGCCCGGCCTCTCGATTACGAAGCAAGTCAGCGTGGTGGGCGGCGGTGCGGCACAGTCGGGCGGGCAGCTGGACTACCTGGTGCATGTGACCAATGGTTCCGCGAGCCCAGCCACCACAGTCGTAATCACCGACGATCTCAACAGCGCAGGTGCAGGGCGCCTCACGTTTGTGAACCCTCCGGCACCGACGATGAACGGCTCAACTACAGGCGTCACGATAGTTGGCTCTGTACTGACTGCGGACTATTCCACTTCGAACGGTCCGTTGCAGCCTGGCCAGTCCATTGACATAAAGTTCCGAGTTCAAATTGCCGCAGGTCTTGCGGCCGGCACGACGCTCACGAACACGGGCACGGTGACTTGGAACAGTCCTCAGCAGACTGCGAGCGCGAGCGCTTCGATTGATGTCGGCGGAGTTCCCGGTTCGGGACTGTTGAACGGCACTGTGTGGCATGACGCCAACTTCAACAAGACCGTCGACGCTGGCGAGCCGCTACTGCAGGGATGGACAGTTGGGTTGTATCTCAGCGGAGTGCTGTTGCAGTCCGTCGCCACGGACGTGAACGGTGTCTACCATTTCACTGGCATCACGCCGACGAGTGGAACAGATCGGTACGAATTGCGGTTCACGGCACCCGGCGCGGGCCCAAACACCGCCAAGCTCGGCAAAGCCGACTCTGCCTTCACCAACAATCTGCAGCAGATCACCGACATCGTTGTGTCGTCTGGCAGCAACCTGCAGAACCTCAATCTGCCGATCACGCCAAACGGCGTCGTCTACAACTCATCCGCGCGTGTACCGGTTCTCGGGGCGACACTCACCTTGCAGGATGCGCGCAGTGGGTCGCCACTGCCGGCAGCGTGCTTCGACGATCCCGTCCAGCAAGGGCAGGTCACACTCGCAAGCGGCTACTACAAGTTCGACATCAACTTCAGCGACCCGGCTTGTCCGAGCGGTGGTGATTACCTCATTGCAGTAACGGCGCCGCCCGGAGCAACTTACGTTGCGGGCTATTCGCAGATCATCCCGCCGAGCTCGAACGCTTCGACGGCAGCGTTCTCGGTTCCAACGTGTCCAGGCAGCGTCAACGATGCCATTCCGGGAACGACCCTGTTTTGCGAGGCTCAGCCTTCGGAGTTCCCGCCGGCTGCATCTGTAGCACCGCGCAGCGCGGGCACAGCCTATTACGCCCGCTTGCGGCTGGACGGCAGCCGGATACCCGGCACGAGCCAGATATACAACAACCACATCCCGCTCGATCCGCAGCTCGCTGGCTCTCTCGCGATTTCCAAAACGACACCGCTGCTCAACGTGACGCGCGGCCAGCAGGTTCCGTACGTGATCACCGTAAACAACGCTGCCGAGACGCTCATCACGGGCGTGAGCATCGTGGACGACATGCCGGCGGGATTTAGATACGTCCCGCATTCTGCGCTTCTCGACGGCGTGCAGACCGAGCCGTCAATCGTTGGCAATGAACTTCGCTGGAACGGCGTCACCATCGCGGGCACCCAGGCACGCACCTTGAAACTACTGCTCACAATCGGCGCCGGCGTCACCGAGAGCGAATACGTGAACCGCGCGCAGGCCCTGAACACAGTAAACGGAACCCCCATGTCGGGTGTAGCAACCGCTACCGTGCGCGTCACGGCCGATTCCACGTTCGATTGCACCGACGTGACCGGCAAGGTCTTCAACGACGCCAACCGCAACGGGATTCAGGACGAGGGTGAAAAAGGTTTGACGGGCGTGCGTGTGGTAACGCCGACCGGGCTGGAAGCAACGACGGATCAGTACGGGCGATACCACATTACATGCGCGATCACGCCCTATGACAGCCGCGGCAGCAATTTCGTGATGAAGCTCGACGACCGCACATTACCCAGCGGTTACCGATTGACGACCAATCAGGTGCAGATCAAGCGCGCCACACGCGGCAAAGCATTGCAGTTGAATTTCGGCGCGTCGATTTACCGGGTGGTCGGAATTGATCTCTCCGATGCCGTGTTCGAGCCGGGTACGACTGAAATCCGTCTCCAGTGGCGGCCGCGCCTGAACACACTCCTTGAAGAACTGCGCAAGTCGCCATCGATTCTGCGCCTGTCCTACATCGCAGACACAGAGGATGCGGCACTGGTTGACCGGCGCATGGAAGCGATCAAGCGTCAGTTGACCAAGGATGCAGCGGGTGACAGTCAGACGCTCACCATCGAGCCTGAAGTCTTCTGGCGTCTTGGTGGCCCGCCCAAACGGACCAACGTGTCCGTGCCGGGGAGCAGGTGA